The Lycium barbarum isolate Lr01 chromosome 12, ASM1917538v2, whole genome shotgun sequence genome includes a region encoding these proteins:
- the LOC132624537 gene encoding uncharacterized protein LOC132624537, translated as MGLPSGTLPASAIVQKEASTKAIPSTHDYTGSYAKTLTEALGSSAAPKCIEPESIKGRRTSHNGKPTLIFKATDFYGVMASHCRRTIVGGFLKSQPQIHSIRSKFSEKFPMKGTPKIGVFDNFNIFLNFTNDEDYNFILYKRLIEVDGYQIWLQKWTPNFKPEEDLPTVPKIEFENIPKYCKHCRKLGHNLIECRVVEKKKQKELKEEEEKTAAHKNEASRKEQNVKKFEQNKKKNPLEQNWKFNENQQNERGREEQINNGKFFRRFRGESEPPKTVFKPTGAIFGVNKPMPENETQRKENVNNVNQGKDKSEKKSKGEHEVSKDNIEEIGDMSVSEMKDTNADGTDHNFKTPEGSKTVQEGSKPSQNTVMINDPNELEIVLYEEGWEHAGSKKKRSSGKRSKKEKQAKTNHVTKEVEQTITQNNFDELLEEGIKDKDEEELQEEINEDKQEPKQDNDDEWAEVTSTEEENTSDESEEEDEDESEEDESKEEEKLIKDLKSKKEQSGSKKVTVEKMPPGGMTGKMEGEQNKRNISAKHQKKDPKKAFKQNINV; from the exons ATGGGGCTGCCGTCTGGCACCCTTCCGGCGAGTGCAATAGTTCAAAAGGAAGCCTCAACTAAGGCGATCCCATCGACACACGATTATACAGGATCGTATGCGAAAACCCTCACTGAAGCTCTGGGTTCATCTGCAGCTCCTAAATGCATTGAACCCGAATCGATCAAAGGAAGAAGAACTTCACACAATGGCAAACCAACTTTGATTTTCAAAGCAACTGATTTCTATGGAGTGATGGCAAGTCATTGTCGAAGGACAATTGTAGGAGGATTTCTCAAAAGTCAGCCCCAAATTCATTCTATTAGGTCAAAGTTTTCTGAGAAATTTCCAATGAAAGGAACTCCAAAAATAGGTGTGTTTGACAATTTCAATATCTTTCTAAACTTCACAAATGATGAAGATTACAATTTTATTCTTTATAAAAGATTGATTGAAGTTGATGGGTATCAAATTTGGCTACAAAAATGGACACCGAATTTTAAGCCGGAGGAAGACTTACCCACAGTTCCG AAAATTGAGTTTGAAAATATCCCAAAATACTGCAAGCATTGCAGGAAGTTGGGACATAATTTAATTGAATGTAGGGTGgttgaaaagaaaaaacaaaaggaaCTAAAGGAAGAAGAGGAAAAAACAGCAGCACACAAAAATGAAGCTTCAAGAAAGGAACAGAATGTTAAGAAATTTGAGCAGAATAAGAAAAAGAATCCTTTGGAGCAAAATTGGAAATTCAATGAAAACCAACAAAATGAAAGAGGTAGAGAGGAACAGATAAATAATGGTAAGTTTTTCAGGAGATTTAGGGGGGAAAGTGAGCCCCCTAAAACTGTTTTCAAGCCTACAGGAGCTATTTTTGGAGTCAACAAACCAATGCCTGAAAATGAGacacaaagaaaagaaaatgtcaATAATGTGAACCAGGGAAAAGATAAATCAGAGAAAAAAAGCAAAGGGGAACATGAGGTGAGTAAGGATAATATAGAGGAGATAGGGGACATGAGTGTATCCGAGATGAAAGATACCAACGCTGATGGGACTGATCACAACTTCAAAACCCCTGAAGGAAGTAAAACAGTCCAGGAAGGAAGTAAACCTTCACAGAACACAGTCATGATAAATGATCCAAATGAATTGGAGATAGTGTTATATGAGGAGGGATGGGAACATGCTGGTAGCAAAAAGAAAAGATCATCCGGCAAaagatcaaaaaaagaaaaacaagcaaAGACTAATCATGTAACCAAAGAGGTAGAGCAAACTATCACACAAAACAACTTTGATGAATTATTGGAAGAGGGGATTAAAGACAAGGATGAGGAAGAATTACAAGAGGAAATCAATGAGGACAAACAAGAACCAAaacaagataatgatgatgaatgGGCTGAAGTTACATCAACAGAGGAAGAAAACACCTCAGATGAGTCTGAAGAAGAAGATGAGGATGAAAGTGAGGAAGATGAGAGTAAGGAAGAAGAGAAGTTAATAAAGGATCTCAAGAGTAAGAAAGAACAGTCTGGTTCAAAGAAAGTTACAGTTGAGAAAATGCCTCCAGGAGGTATGACAGGGAAAATGGAGGGTGAGCAAAACAAGAGGAATATTAGCGCAAAACATCAAAAGAAGGATCCCAAAAAAGCTTTCAAACAGAATATTAATGTTTAA